The following proteins come from a genomic window of Natrinema saccharevitans:
- a CDS encoding hemolysin family protein, producing the protein MVDLAFSVGRLLFALFLVFLNGFFVAAEFAYVRIRPTQIQTLVDEGRRSAKLLQEAEENLDDYLATTQLGITIASLGLGWVGEPAIASLLEPVLGPVLPAGTLHLVSIAIGFSVITFLHVVFGELAPKTLAIADAERIALLVAAPMKFFYYVFIPGIIVFNGTANFFTRLLGVAPASERDESHSEEEILRIVAKSGEQGVVDTDEVEMIEAVFDLGDTVAREVMIPRPDVATVSADMPLSELRGVAADGNYTRYPVVDEDADDPVIGFVHAKDVLQAIEAADGEDAPADEPTARDLVRDAIIVPETRRIDGILAEFRRQDAQLAVVIDEWGAFEGILTIEDVIEEVIGDIRDEFDAPDAEASIDELPDGRYAVDGGVTLETVNETLDTALEGEAFDTVGGLVLSRLGRAPEVGDSVAADGYEAIVEEVDGTRISRVILEAAAPAEESQD; encoded by the coding sequence ATGGTAGACCTCGCCTTCTCGGTCGGGCGGCTCCTCTTCGCTCTCTTTCTGGTCTTCCTGAACGGCTTCTTCGTCGCGGCCGAGTTCGCCTACGTCCGGATCCGACCGACCCAGATCCAAACCCTCGTCGACGAGGGACGCCGGTCGGCGAAACTCCTGCAGGAGGCCGAGGAGAACCTCGACGACTACCTCGCGACGACCCAGCTGGGCATCACGATCGCCTCGCTGGGACTCGGGTGGGTCGGCGAACCCGCGATCGCCTCGCTGCTCGAGCCCGTGCTGGGACCGGTCCTGCCGGCCGGAACGTTGCATCTCGTCTCGATCGCGATCGGGTTCAGCGTTATCACCTTCCTGCACGTCGTCTTCGGGGAACTCGCGCCGAAGACGCTGGCCATCGCCGACGCCGAGCGCATCGCCCTGCTCGTCGCCGCGCCGATGAAGTTCTTCTACTACGTCTTCATTCCGGGGATCATCGTGTTCAACGGGACGGCGAACTTCTTCACGCGCCTGCTCGGCGTCGCGCCGGCCTCGGAGCGCGATGAAAGCCACAGCGAGGAAGAGATCCTGCGGATCGTCGCCAAGTCGGGCGAGCAGGGCGTCGTCGACACCGACGAGGTCGAGATGATCGAGGCGGTGTTCGACCTCGGCGACACCGTCGCTCGCGAGGTGATGATCCCCCGTCCGGACGTCGCCACCGTCTCCGCCGACATGCCCCTCTCGGAACTCCGCGGAGTCGCCGCGGACGGCAACTACACCCGCTACCCCGTCGTCGACGAAGACGCCGACGACCCGGTCATCGGATTCGTCCACGCCAAAGACGTCCTCCAGGCCATCGAAGCCGCCGACGGGGAGGACGCCCCAGCGGACGAACCGACCGCGCGCGACCTCGTGCGGGACGCGATCATCGTCCCCGAAACGCGCCGAATCGACGGCATCCTCGCGGAGTTTCGCCGGCAGGACGCCCAGTTGGCCGTCGTCATCGACGAGTGGGGTGCCTTCGAGGGGATCCTGACGATCGAGGACGTCATCGAGGAAGTCATCGGCGACATCCGCGACGAGTTCGACGCCCCCGACGCGGAGGCGTCGATCGACGAACTCCCCGACGGCCGTTACGCCGTCGACGGCGGCGTCACGCTCGAGACGGTCAACGAGACGCTGGACACTGCTCTCGAGGGCGAGGCGTTCGACACCGTCGGCGGCCTGGTCCTGAGCCGCCTCGGCCGCGCGCCGGAGGTCGGCGACTCGGTCGCGGCTGACGGCTACGAGGCCATCGTCGAGGAAGTGGACGGAACGCGGATCTCGCGGGTGATCCTCGAGGCGGCCGCGCCGGCCGAGGAATCGCAGGACTGA
- a CDS encoding competence/damage-inducible protein A — protein MNVAIVTVGDEILAGSTTNTNASWLAERITERGSSVERILTIPDDRDLIADSVARWSEAFDAVIVTGGIGGTPDDVTVEAVADGLNRAFVVHGEIRERLVEKAAAFRDENPDLVDEYDLQLDIDAAASIPEGATPIVVDEGWAPGCIVENVYVFAGIPDEMQAMFEAVADEFQGDAVARTIYTPAPEGSLHDALEGVAERFDVAVGSYPRSEHRPGRLRVSSTDPETVDAAVEWLCERVETTEPPSEHE, from the coding sequence ATGAACGTCGCGATCGTCACCGTCGGTGACGAGATCCTCGCGGGGTCGACGACCAACACCAACGCGTCGTGGCTGGCCGAGCGGATCACAGAACGGGGCAGCAGCGTCGAGCGCATCCTGACGATCCCCGACGACCGCGATCTGATCGCCGACTCCGTCGCTCGCTGGAGCGAGGCGTTCGACGCCGTGATCGTCACCGGCGGCATCGGCGGCACACCAGACGACGTGACCGTCGAGGCCGTCGCCGACGGCCTGAATCGGGCGTTCGTCGTCCACGGCGAGATCCGCGAGCGACTGGTCGAGAAGGCCGCCGCGTTCCGGGACGAGAACCCCGACCTGGTCGACGAGTACGACCTCCAGCTCGATATCGATGCCGCGGCTTCGATCCCCGAGGGCGCGACGCCGATCGTCGTCGACGAGGGGTGGGCCCCCGGCTGTATCGTCGAGAACGTCTACGTCTTCGCGGGCATCCCCGACGAGATGCAGGCCATGTTCGAGGCCGTTGCCGACGAGTTCCAGGGCGACGCCGTCGCCCGGACGATCTATACTCCGGCTCCCGAGGGGTCGCTCCACGACGCCCTCGAGGGCGTCGCCGAGCGGTTCGACGTCGCGGTCGGCAGCTACCCCCGCAGCGAGCATCGACCGGGTCGACTTCGCGTCTCGAGTACCGATCCCGAGACGGTCGACGCGGCCGTCGAGTGGCTGTGCGAGCGCGTCGAGACGACGGAGCCGCCGTCCGAACACGAGTGA